A stretch of DNA from Streptomyces spiramyceticus:
GAAGGGCGCGCGTTCGGGCTCGGGCCACGCCGCCCGCAGGCACACCGCCCACACCAGGGTGGGAATGGGAGGAAGACCGAGTCGCGAGGCCTGCACCGAGGGGTTCGGGGACGGGGCCGACTCGCCGTCCCAACCCAGGACCAGGGCGTCCGATGCCTGTGGGCCACCAGTGATGCGCACAATTCGGCGCCCAACCCGTGCCGCTGCGGCCGCCGCCGCCGCAAGCACGGGCCCGGGAACAGCAGCGGGCACCACCTGGCACACACGCAACCGCCCCAGCAGCAGCGCAGCCTGGAAGGCGACCTCGTGATCGCGACCGTCCTGCTCGGGCTCAGCGCTGCTCATACGTCCCGCCCCGTGGAGGCGGGGTGGGGCGGAGACGGTGTGCGGCGCAGGCGAAGCGAGTGCAGGTAGGTGACGCTCGCCTGCGGGTCGGCCAGCAGCCCGTCCTGGACCGTCACGGTGTACGGCTCCGCCGGATCATCACTCAGCGCCAGCACATCGGTGATGATCGCCGCAGCCGACGGCCAGCCCGCCTCATACAGGGCCGCGGTCAGGTCGGCCTCCTCCGCACCGGCCAGCAACTCGTCGGCCAGCAGCCGGCGGCGCCCATGCGCCCGCTCGTACGCCTCCTCGGCCCGCCTCAGCGCACCGTCACCCTCTCCGTCGCTGTCGTCGTCCGGCAGCGGCGGACGCACCCGCACCCGCGAGCGAGGAGCGAAGCCCTCCACCGTCTCGAAAAGCGACGACGCCTCGATCCACACCGCGGGCATGTCCGCGACCAGCGCGCCACCCACCCGCGACAGCAGCGCGACGTCACCCTTGAACGCGGCATCGGTGTACTCGGCGACCGTCAGGACATCGAAGTTGAGGCTGTCACCAGCCTGCTCCACGACCTTGTCGGCAGCCGCCATGAGCTGCTGGCGGTAGAACTGTTCCGCCTCGATGAGCGCGGCGGCGGCCTCCTCCAGCGCCCATTGCCCGCGGAACCGTTCGGTGACGAGCTTGTTCAGGTCAGCGACCTGGCGGGTGAAACCCTGGTGGTCGTGCTGACGCTGGGACTGCATCAGCTCCGCCGGTGTCCCGATTGCGACCTGGCGCTGCAAGTCCAGGGCGAATACGCGCAGGGCATTGCGGCACGACACCAGGTAGTCCAGTGCGGCGTCCGGGTCCGGACGGCTGCGGTCGAACACCGACCTGGCCCGGTCCAGCAGCAGGATCAACTCGTCCACCCCGCCATGCTCGGCGAGCCGCTCCGCGGCCAGCGCCCCCGCCAGCCCGGCCGGGCGCACCACGTAGCGGTCATGGTGCGACTTGAGGATGTACGGCTCGAGGAACCCCAACTGGGTCAGCACGCCCAGTCGCCGACTGACCAGGTCCTGCGACCAGCCCTGCGCGTTGCCCACCAGCGCTTCCAGGACCTCAGCGCGGGTCAGGCCCTGGGACCCGGAATGTTCCGCGAACACGTTGAGGATCGCGACCGCAAGCCTCGCCACCTCCGGGTGCCGGGCCACCGCCCCGGCGTCCTCGGCCACCGGGGCCATGAAAGCACGCCAGTTGGCCAGCCGGACAGCCGCTTCAAGACCAGCCCCGTCACCCTCGTCACCGAACGTGATCTGCTCAGCCATCAGCCGGAACCCGGCCCAACAGCGCGGCCAGGTCCGGCAGCACCTTCTCGTGCAGCGGCTCCTGCTCCACAGACTCCCCGCTCTCAGCGATCACCGCCGCCAGGGCCCGCAAGTCGACCGGGCCCTCGGCCGCCATCCGCGCGGCCAGCGCCCTCGCCTTCGAGTACATCCCCGGCTTCTGCTGGCGGTAGGGGCCAGCGCGCCACAACTCGACGTCCATGCCCACCGCGTGGACGCTGCGCCCCAACCGCCGCGAGAGGTCATCGACGATCGCGATCCCGTCCGCGTCCAGATCCCCCCAGATCGCCAGACGAGCCGGGCGCAGCCACTGCAGCAGCGAGACCAACTGGTTCGCGACGTAACCGTGCCCCCAGATGCACAGCCATTGGGAGGTGATGTCCGCCATCGCACACACACGCTCGAACGTGTCGGAGTTCTCCACCAGGAACACCCCGTGCGCTCCATACTCCACCTCACCGACCAGCCGAAGTGCCCCGGCCGGCAGCGCCACCCAGGGGTTGGCCACCGAGGCATCGGCCGCCACCGGGCCGATCCGCCAGCTCAACGGCCCCCGGACACGGATGTCCACGTCGGCCTCGTCCAGGGCGCGGTCGAAGCTGATCGCGACCAGGTTCTCGAAGGCCGCCTGCCGCGCCGGCCTCCACATCTTCGAACCCCCCAAAGCCATGCCCGCCAACGCCTTGGCTGTCATCCGCTGCCCGGCCCGATGACGGGGCCACCAATACGAGGCGGCCCGCAGCGCCGCTTCGTAGGCCGACCAGGCCTCGGTCGCGGTGGCCGTGCCCGCGGGAACACGAAGTGGAGAACCGGTCTGGCACCGGATCAGCAGTTCCCGCTCCCGCCCCAGTTCCTCGACGCCCTCCATCAGCGCGAGCAATTCCCCCCGTACCTCGTCGGGGTCGCGCTGCCCCCGCAGGTCCTGCAGCAGTTCCTCGGCCTGTAGCGCCCAGGAATGCGACAGGTACCACCGCTGCGGCCCGACGATTTCCAAGTCGTCGTCGACGTCACAGCGCAACACCACGCCCCCGCAGCGCACCAGCGCAAGGGCGACGTCCATCGACTGGGCGCCGAACCGGGCCACCACTGTCGCCCAGGACCGGCGCCCCACGGTCAGCACCCAGATCAGATCGCGCGCACCGAGGTGCTGCGGCGGCCGGTAGGCGGGCTGCGCCGCGACGGCGACCAGGTCCGCTTCCGTGATGTCCAGGAGCCTGCGGCGATTGCGAGGTGCGCGATTCGCGCCGTCGCGCCGCACCGGAACGGACAGTGCCTGGGTGCCCTCCGGGACCCCGGTCACGGGCACCGGGACACGCCCCTCAGCCTCGCTGAACAGCAGGTTCACCGCGCCCGTCGTTCCAGTCACATAGCCCCCCCACGGACCTCGCCTGCGTCTTGCTTCGTACGCACATTGCCACAAAGGCGGCCGTGAATCGGTGGGAATCTCACGATGAGAGAGCCGCCTGGTACGGGCGCAAGCTGGCAGGCAACCAGTCCACCGGGCCGTGTTGGGCAGGGCAGTCTGCCGCCTGTGGGCCGATCCGCAGAGTTGGGCATCTGCAAGCGTGACGGCAGCCGGGCCACTGACGGTACCGTCCGTCAGCAGTGGGGGCCGGCCAGCGGTTCACGCACCGGCGACTGGTTGAAGGGAACCCGCAGCACTCTGACGTCCCCGGGACGGATGACCGGTCCGCTGTGTACGCAGCGCCCTCAACCGCAGCTGAGGATCTCGGCGGCGTAACGCAGTCACAGGTCACTGGCCATGAACACCCAGCGGATGTCCGTGCAGTGTCGCCCAGGCCTGCGCCTGTGCCGGGTCGAGGAGGCAGTCCGCGCCCACGTGCTCCTGGTGGCCAGCGTCGGCCAGACGGCGATCGGGACACCCAACTGCAGCGTGCCGGGCGACAGTTCCAGCCGTGCCTTCCAGCGGCTCGGGGCCTACGGCACAAGAACAGAAAGGGGCACGTGCTGTGCTGCGCCTGCCTTGGTGAGCGCTGTATATGCGAACGCATCGCCCCGGCCTGCCGCCGGTATTCGCCGAGCGGCCCGGGGGCGGTAGTGGTTCAGCTGAGCTGTGCTGTTGCGGCGTCGATCTCTTTCATGGTGATGTTCTCGCTGCCGCTGCGGATCGCGATGACGGCGGCGGTGGAGATGACGTAGGTGAGGGCTTTGAAGTAGCCGCCGGTGCGCTGGTGCAGTGTGACGGCGTGTTTGCTCAGGGCGTGTTCCTCCAGCCGGTACAGGCTCAGGTCTGTCTCGAAGCTCGCCAGGACGCGCCGGAACATCTCCTGTTCCTCGGTCTTGGTGCCCAGGGGCAGGGGGTGCAGCCAGGTCACCGGCAGCAGCGCGGTGGGTGAGGGGGAGACGGGTTCGGCTGGCTGTCCCGCCTGTTGGAGTCGTACCCGGTTTTCCTCGCTGACCCGGGTCAGCTCTCCGGCCAGGATGCGAGCCTGGTGCAGGCGGTGGCTGGCGCCGGTGCCGCAGAAGACGATGGAGATGCCCAACTTGTCGCGCAGATACTCGAAGTAGGGCAGCACATTCGCCAGGTGCTGCGGCGAGGCGCGGTCGATGTCGTCGATGAGCAGCAGACGGGTCTGCGCGGTCTCCAGGACATAGTTGACCGGCAGGGTCACGTCCTGGTGCTTGCGCATCTCCAGGACTTCCACGAGGCTCTTCGGTTCGGGGTTGAGACCCAGGTAGGAGCCGATCTCCCAGAGCCAGTTCACCCTCGGCTCAGGGTCCGCGGGGGTGGTGATGTGCACCACCGGGATCGTGTTCTGGCGCCTGCCGCCCATGGCGGCTTCGATCTCCCTCTGGGCGGTGCGTCCCATTGCCCGCAGCAGACAGGTCTTGCCGGTGCCCGCGGGGCCGTCGATGACATGGTCCATCAGCCCGTCACGGCGCCCGCTGTTGCGGTGGACCGCCTCGACGACCATCTCCTGCATGTGGGTCATCGCGTCGGTGGGCACCATCCGCAGATGCCGGTGGTAGGCGATGGCATGTTCGTCCGTCTTCCTGTCCTCAGTGGGACTGCTGCCCGCGGCCAGTACGGGCGGCTCCACTTCCTCGTCGACGAAGTGGGTCCAGCCGGTGAGCTGGAACAGCGGCAGAGGCCGCATCGGGGTGTCCTTCAGCTGCTGACGCAGGCGGGCTTCACGTTTGTCACGCAGTTCGATGGATGCCTTCATCATGCTTCTCTCTCGTCACGGTCCTGGCTCACACCGGCAGACCGGCTCCGGGCCGGGAAACCTGTCCGCCCCGGGGCTGGCCTGCGGCTGCATGGTTCACGGCCCCGTCCCGGGCGCCTACATCTCCCATACGTCGCCCTCGTCCCCGGCACCGTCATCGCCGTCCGGATCGAGGTCGTCGAGAATTTCCGCTTCGACGACCTCGTCGGCAGCTTCCGGTGTTCCGGTCGCGGAGGCCTCCGGCGGTCTGTCGTCGCCGTCGTCGGGGAAGAGCGCTGCCAGCGGATGCGGAGCCTGCCCGCCGCTCGGGGGCCGGTCCGCGCCGCCCGTGCCGGCGGGCAGCGCCGGGGCGAGCGGCGTGGACGGGGGCGCCAGGGGGGAGATGGACTGCGCCGGGTAGGGCCGCAGCGTCGACAGGTCGAACTCCTCCAGACCCGCGTAGGGGTCCTGGGAGGGCTGTTCGGCCTCCAACTCCATTCCCTGGAAGGGCGGTTCGGCCCCGGTGCGCTTGGGCGGCGGTCTGCGGCTGCGCCGCCTGCGGTCGCGCTGAGCCAGGGCCAGGGCGATCGCCTCCTCGTCCTGCTCGCTGCCGCCGGCTGCACAGTGCTGCTCGGCGTGTTCCTGCCACATGTCCGCGGTCCAGGGGTCGGTGAGCAGGTGCCGCAGCCGGAAGTCGCACGTCACCCAGGTGCCCGCTGTGTGGTCATAAAGCCACACCCGCTCGGGACGGTAGGGGTTGAAGCGGCATTCCCACTGGCCGTTGCGGCCGGGCAGCTCTGAGCTGCCGCGCAGGAGGATCTCCCTGTAGTGCCCGGCGTCCTGCGCGATGGGCTGGTAGGTCCGGTAGTTGATCATGAAGCCGCCCTTGCCGGGGGTGACCCACCGCGGCAGCAGGAAGAAGCGGTTCTGGGCAGGGGAGAGCGGCACGGCCCGGTAGCCGCTGCGGGCCACCTGGACGGCGTACATGTCGTTGGGCGACAGCACAACGCCCGACCGGAACGGGTCACGCAGTCCCGCATCGGGGGTCTGCTGGTACTCCAGAGCCACCCATTCCTGAGCCATCTGCTGGAGTTCGGCGATCGTGTACAGCGGCATGCGGTCGATACCGCGGCCGCGCTTCTTGTGGCTGCGGCCCTGCCAGCCGTGCCGGACGTGCTGACTGAAGCGGTGCGCGAGGGTGATGAAGAAGCGCTCGACGAGCGGCTTGTCGGGAGCGGTCCTCTTGCGCGCGGGGCGGCGGGCAATACGCAGCCGGTCGCAGACCTCGGTGAAGTGCTCGCTCACATAAGGGCTGCCCTGGTCGTAGATGATCAGTTCGGGGCGGATGACCGGGCGGGCGGCGGTAGCCTCCGTGAACCGTGCGTCCGCCGCCCGAGAGCGCTCCGAACGGCAGGCTGGAGGTGGCGGCCGCGCTGAGCGGGTCCCAGCCGGGCATCACTGGCCAGGGCGCGAGAGCCTGGGCCAGCATCAGGGTCAGGTCGATCGCGCGGGTCGCCTGGCCGGGCTGTCCGCTCTCGGCGTCCTTGGACCGGCTGGGCGTGATCATCAGTGCGCAGAGGCTGTGGTTGGCCACGTCGATCAGCGTGGTCATCTCCGTGGAGGTGGGCCGGCCGTTGTCGCCGCGGGCCAGGAGTCGCAGTGGTGTCGTGTCGACCTGAGTGACCTGTCCGGGCCGCAGCACGGCCTCGCGCCCGCCGTGGGGCAGGGGCGGAGTGGCGGCCAGAGCGGCGCGGGCCCGGGTCGGCCGGTCCAGGGCATCGGCCAGGCCGGATTCCTTCATCCGCAGGTAGAAGGTGGAACGGGAGGGCATCAGCGCGGCCACGGCATCCGGATCGCCGAGTTCTGCACCGTAGCGTGAGTGCAGCAGATCCTCGACCTCTTCGCGGATCAGGTCGATGGTCACGTCCGAATCGTGCGCGCGCCGGGCCACCACATCCTGCATGGCGGTCAGGCAGCGCGGATCGGTGAAGCCCCCTGGTCGTCTGTCCCGCGCGGCGGGGAGCAGGACGACCGGGTTCTCTCCGGCCGCTTTCCACTTTCGTCGTTTGTCGGCGAGGGTGTGGGCGGAGCAGCGGATGCCGTCAGCGGCCAGCCGCGCCGACATGGCAGCGCACCGCTGGGCCAGGGTTGTTCCCGGCCCGAATCCCTGCTCATGCTCGCTTCGGCCCGGCGCCAGACCGGTGTCGATCTCCACCATGCGCTCCTGCCAAAGAGCAGCTTCGTCCTCCTGGTCCTCCCGACGCTCCCACGTTCTGCGCACCGCGCTGTCCGCAGTCGGTGCTGCGCCGCCGGCGAGGACGGCGAAGTCCTCCGTTCCCACCAGCCACCGGTACGACACCGCCCGCGGCGCCTCCGCACCGTCCTGCGGCACCAGCGTGACCACAGGCCCCCGCCATTCCACCGCCTCCCACTCACGCCCCTGCCAGCGCACTCGTGCCCCGATGGACAAAGCCCCCGCACGCCGACTCTCGCCTGTTCCCGCCACGTGCCCCCTCTTTCCGGTCCTCAGGCTGTCCAGGCCGCGGCGTCGGGCAGCAGCGGCTGTGCGCTGTCGAACAGCAGCCGCCGCTGCCACAGCATCCGGTAGGC
This window harbors:
- a CDS encoding Wadjet anti-phage system protein JetD domain-containing protein, with the translated sequence MTGTTGAVNLLFSEAEGRVPVPVTGVPEGTQALSVPVRRDGANRAPRNRRRLLDITEADLVAVAAQPAYRPPQHLGARDLIWVLTVGRRSWATVVARFGAQSMDVALALVRCGGVVLRCDVDDDLEIVGPQRWYLSHSWALQAEELLQDLRGQRDPDEVRGELLALMEGVEELGRERELLIRCQTGSPLRVPAGTATATEAWSAYEAALRAASYWWPRHRAGQRMTAKALAGMALGGSKMWRPARQAAFENLVAISFDRALDEADVDIRVRGPLSWRIGPVAADASVANPWVALPAGALRLVGEVEYGAHGVFLVENSDTFERVCAMADITSQWLCIWGHGYVANQLVSLLQWLRPARLAIWGDLDADGIAIVDDLSRRLGRSVHAVGMDVELWRAGPYRQQKPGMYSKARALAARMAAEGPVDLRALAAVIAESGESVEQEPLHEKVLPDLAALLGRVPADG
- a CDS encoding ATP-binding protein, which codes for MMKASIELRDKREARLRQQLKDTPMRPLPLFQLTGWTHFVDEEVEPPVLAAGSSPTEDRKTDEHAIAYHRHLRMVPTDAMTHMQEMVVEAVHRNSGRRDGLMDHVIDGPAGTGKTCLLRAMGRTAQREIEAAMGGRRQNTIPVVHITTPADPEPRVNWLWEIGSYLGLNPEPKSLVEVLEMRKHQDVTLPVNYVLETAQTRLLLIDDIDRASPQHLANVLPYFEYLRDKLGISIVFCGTGASHRLHQARILAGELTRVSEENRVRLQQAGQPAEPVSPSPTALLPVTWLHPLPLGTKTEEQEMFRRVLASFETDLSLYRLEEHALSKHAVTLHQRTGGYFKALTYVISTAAVIAIRSGSENITMKEIDAATAQLS